A single region of the Penaeus vannamei isolate JL-2024 chromosome 23, ASM4276789v1, whole genome shotgun sequence genome encodes:
- the LOC113803984 gene encoding uncharacterized protein, which produces MERTLGMHWSMENDYFTYKINPKDKPLTRRGVLSVVASIYDPLGMVAPFTLSDMCRQQLGWDEEMETAEVTQWRAWLNQLPKLINFKVPRSFIPMSFSTVRSCQLHHFADASQVGYGIASYLRLESATGEVYCTLVMGRSRVAPLKRMTIPRLELTAATVAARMDQKLRSELNLRLEKSVFWTDSTSVLKYLFNEKARHQTFVANRVNLIRELSPIEAWRYVETRSNPADLASRGVDMDSFLASSIWITGPTFLSENEKMWPILPNDVKRGTLEDDLEVKSPQLVCETVITAMSFIEEIDSRFSNWMKFVHCIAWLRRFHRTLTQRFKSSDSFGAEIKILSGSEEAHVRSSSKLVQLKPCLKDGLLRVRGRLIHSPSSIDVKHPIILPSKSMAVKLMVQWKHNNLAHSGHNYLMAELRQRFWIIHGNAVVRSDIRNCVKCRSLSARPMIQEMADLPEDRITSNVPPFTHTRTDCFGPFLVKKGRSNLKRFGVIFTCLVTRAIHIEVVESMETDFYINAFRRFIARRGPVTSIRSDNGTNLVGAKKELRKELEKLKHSVIAEVMLLKGVTWQFNPPHASHFGGVEAIINGRPLTRVTDPDGPQPLTPNMLLTLKGAGGPITDTDHSDVYVRRRWRQFQYLADLFWKRWTKEYLPLLQERQKWTTRQRNLKVGDIVLSLDNKLPRGSWPLGRVLEVISDADGHVRSARLKTASGEYLRPISKMCLLLENEIDLGYFWEELAVKVLKNCLSHSDNPKDFSVVWERALELGLSPCRMISTFTWSSHWLVLIVYCFQSFDIRKIMLYQESPNLNNCGTLFNDLYFSKWLPMFYLFAARIQEIILDALIDADYTKSSANFSWFGATIGQAFSGSKCPLTAPLESEVANLARAPWS; this is translated from the exons ATGGAAAGAACTCTGGGAATGCATTGGTCAATGGAGAATGACTATTTTACCTACAAGATCAATCCAAAAGACAAGCCACTAACTCGGCGAGGAGTGTTGTCAGTAGTGGCTTCCATCTATGATCCTTTGGGTATGGTAGCACCTTTCACCTTGTCTGACATGTGCCGGCAGCAGTTGGGATGGGACGAGGAGATGGAAACGGCTGAGGTGACACAATGGAGGGCATGGCTCAATCAACTTCCCAAGCTGATAAACTTCAAGGTGCCTAGAAGTTTTATTCCCATGTCCTTTAGCACTGTCAGGTCCTGTCAATTACATCATTTTGCAGATGCAAGTCAAGTTGGATATGGTATTGCCTCATACCTGAGGCTTGAAAGTGCCACTGGTGAAGTCTACTGCACTCTGGTAATGGGAAGATCAAGAGTAGCTCCATTGAAAAGGATGACTATTCCAAGATTAGAGTTAACTGCTGCGACTGTAGCAGCACGTATGGATCAGAAGCTACGCTCAGAACTGAACTTGAGATTAGAAAAGTCTGTCTTCTGGACTGACAGTACTTCTGTATTGAAgtatttatttaatgaaaaggcGAGACATCAAACATTTGTGGCCAATAGGGTGAATCTCATTCGTGAATTATCACCTATTGAAGCTTGGAGGTATGTAGAGACTCGGTCTAACCCAGCAGATTTAGCTTCAAGAGGAGTTGACATGGACAGCTTCCTCGCCTCTTCAATCTGGATCACAGGGCCGACCTTTCTtagtgaaaatgagaaaatgtgGCCCATACTACCAAATGACGTCAAGAGAGGAACCTTAGAAGACGACCTAGAAGTAAAATCTCCACAATTAGTCTGTGAAACAGTCATCACAGCAATGTCATTCATTGAGGAAATTGACAGTCGCTTCTCGAATTGGATGAAATTTGTGCACTGTATTGCCTGGCTAAGACGCTTTCACAGAACTCTGACACAAAGATTCAAGTCTTCA GACTCATTTGGTGCTGAAATTAAGATACTATCAGGCAGTGAAGAAGCTCATGTACGGTCCTCTAGCAAGTTGGTTCAGCTAAAGCCTTGCCTGAAGGATGGACTACTTAGAGTGAGAGGACGACTCATCCACTCTCCTAGTAGTATTGATGTCAAACATCCAATAATTCTGCCAAGTAAATCCATGGCTGTGAAATTAATGGTGCAGTGGAAGCATAATAACTTAGCACACAGTGGCCACAATTATCTTATGGCTGAGTTACGCCAAAGGTTCTGGATTATACATGGCAATGCAGTGGTACGCTCTGACATCCGGAATTGTGTGAAGTGCAGATCTCTAAGTGCTCGGCCAATGATCCAAGAGATGGCTGATCTACCCGAAGACCGCATCACGTCAAATGTacctcccttcacacacactaGGACCGACTGTTTTGGGCCCTTCCTAGTTAAGAAAGGCAGGTCAAATTTGAAACGTTTTGGAGTCATATTCACCTGCTTGGTGACTAGAGCCATCCACATAGAAGTGGTGGAGTCAATGGAAACTGATTTCTATATTAATGCTTTTAGAAGGTTCATTGCCAGGCGAGGCCCGGTCACCTCCATCCGGTCTGACAATGGGACAAATCTTGTGGGAGCTAAGAAGGAGCTTCGCAAAGAACTTGAGAAATTGAAGCACTCTGTGATTGCAGAGGTCATGTTGCTCAAGGGTGTCACATGGCAGTTCAATCCTCCTCATGCTTCGCACTTTGGCGGA GTAGAAGCTATCATAAATGGCAGGCCATTAACCAGGGTTACTGATCCTGATGGTCCTCAACCACTAACACCCAACATGCTGCTAACCCTGAAAGGTGCAGGAGGTCCAATAACGGATACTGATCATAGTGATGTTTATGTACGTCGACGTTGGAGGCAATTTCAATACCTGGCAGACCTCTTCTGGAAGAGGTGGACAAAGGAATATCTTCCACTTCTCCAGGAACGTCAGAAGTGGACCACGAGACAGCGTAACCTGAAGGTTGGAGATATTGTTCTGAGCCTAGACAACAAACTGCCCCGAGGTTCATGGCCTTTGGGACGTGTGCTGGAAGTGATAAGTGATGCTGATGGTCACGTGAGGAGTGCTCGCTTGAAAACTGCTAGTGGAGAGTACCTCAGACCAATTAGCAAGATGTGTCTTTTgctagaaaatgaaatagatttaGGT TATTTCTGGGAAGAGCTGGCAGTTAAAGTGTTAAAGAACTGTTTGAGTCATAGTGATAACCCCAAAGACTTCAGTGTAGTCTGGGAAAGAGCACTGGAGTTGGGCTTGTCACCTTGCAGAATGATTTCTACCTTCACATGGTCTTCGCATTGGTTGGTATTAATTGTATACT gcTTCCAGTCTtttgatataagaaaaataatgctaTATCAAGAAAGCCCAAACTTAAATAACTGTGGTACTTTGTTCAATGACCTCTATTTCAGTAAATGGTTaccaatgttttatttgtttgcagctcgaatccaagagattattcttgatgcccttattgatgcag actacacaaagagctccgccaatttctcgtggttcggcgcgacaattggccaggctttCTCTGGTAGTAAGTGCCCccttaccgctcccttggagagcgaggttgcaAACCTGGCCAGGGCCCCCTGGTCCTAG
- the LOC113803983 gene encoding uncharacterized protein, with protein sequence MMSQQELSRRTLLPPIKLERFNGDLTKFVQFPNTFTWYVESNTEDSKRRLTHLYNQLDGPPRKLIEGCLHLPPAEGYEMAWTLLNKEYEDSHNLIEAYIRKLLEWKDIDVSDVEELEEYGSYLFNVQCALRENIMRVELREVMTKVVSKLPKYLRNGQLVAFVKEQAKVAKEEARSMQLSIRRKVAVINKPKGLTVSTTHPVCESNIGTDDCLCCNKRGHVLHACFKFGRLNVQDRWNMAMSKKLCFRCLKPSHGHRDCKDKSKCGQCGADSHHTILHRPLFKTSYTSAQRMVKLTRGRELSRSTYGDSQNQNEASGGGMENRVKDVLPCASLTNYNPDGRIMMKILPVKVNNKIYTYAFIDCGAAVTYTSAKRCAPKMETSSVMNWSLSIGSVDEEEDLNLDDVYVTGKLSVTTDHMMPVRWVSQWSHLSDIKLSRLPPQYKDVELIIGLNSFLCRHILSQRHGQENEPSAYLTSFGWVAFGPTGLKNSIQIRHVHHIQPTDNLRECLQEHFNKDFWEKGIHSRHEDSLEDKLFTVKVSESIRQESGKYILNLPFRNKFRLPNNRKMAIHRLIGLKKKLENDDAYRQSYVSSVENYISKGYAELVPTTLLDRDDGRVWYMPHHAVHHPTKPKLRVVYDLKAKFQGISLNDHLLQGPDLTNALIGVILRFRQGQYAVTADIEEMFHQVKVPPEDRDVLRFLWWPGGDTSRAPVEYRMSVHVFGAKSSPSCVNFALRRTAEEHGSQYGNEVIEVIRRNFYVDNLLIASDDKESMKQLVKDLIDLCAARGWRLNQWTSNNKTFWRQFLKPSKTFQLHLWT encoded by the exons TAATGGGGATTTAACCAAGTTTGTTCAGTTCCCCAATACATTTACATGGTATGTAGAAAGCAACACTGAAGATTCCAAGAGAAGGTTGACTCATCTTTACAATCAGCTAGATGGCCCTCCAAGAAAGCTTATAGAAGGATGCCTACACTTGCCTCCAGCTGAGGGATATGAAATGGCATGGACGTTGTTGAATAAGGAATATGAAGACTCGCATAACCTTATTGAAGCCTACATCAGGAAACTACTGGAGTGGAAGGACATTGATGTGAGTGATGTAGAAGAGCTAGAGGAGTATGGTTCTTATCTCTTCAATGTGCAGTGTGCTCTCAGAGAAAATATAATGAGGGTGGAGCTAAGGGAAGTGATGACTAAAGTGGTTAGCAAACTACCCAAGTACCTACGAAATGGGCAGCTAG TAGCCTTTGTCAAGGAGCAAGCCAAGGTTGCAAAGGAAGAGGCGCGAAGTATGCAACTTTCTATCAGGAGAAAAGTTGCTGTAATCAATAAGCCTAAAGGACTCACTGTAAGTACAACACATCCAGTCTGTGAATCTAACATTGGGACAGATGATTGTCTTTGTTGCAATAAACGAGGTCATGTTTTACATGCCTGTTTCAAGTTTGGCAGATTAAATGTACAAGATCGCTGGAATATGGCCATGTCCAAGAAGCTGTGTTTCCGTTGCCTTAAACCCTCTCATGGCCATAGAGACTGCAAGGATAAAAGTAAATGTGGTCAGTGTGGTGCAGATTCACATCACACAATTCTGCACAGACCTCTGTTCAAAACCTCCTACACTTCAGCACAAAGGATGGTAAAATTAACACGAGGGAGAGAACTGAGCCGTAGCACCTATGGAGACAGCCAGAACCAAAATGAGGCAAGTGGGGGCGGTATGGAGAACAGGGTTAAGGATGTACTGCCTTGTGCGTCACTTACCAACTATAATCCAGATggcagaataatgatgaaaatcctaCCCGTTAAGGTCAACAATAAAATTTACACGTACGCCTTCATAGATTGTGGTGCTGCAGTTACTTACACATCAGCCAAACGATGCGCACCGAAAATGGAGACTTCAAGTGTGATGAACTGGTCTCTATCAATTGGAagtgtggatgaggaagaggatctgAATTTGGATGATGTTTATGTCACTGGGAAGCTCAGTGTGACTACAGACCACATGATGCCAGTCCGGTGGGTTAGTCAATGGTCACATTTAAGTGACATTAAGCTTAGTAGATTGCCTCCTCAGTACAAAGATGTTGAGCTTATAATCGGCCTGAACAGCTTCCTGTGTCGTCACATTCTCAGTCAACGGCATGGCCAAGAAAATGAACCATCTGCTTACCTCACAAGCTTTGGTTGGGTAGCATTTGGACCAACAGGACTAAAGAATTCTATCCAAATTCGACATGTCCACCACATACAACCCACAGATAATTTGAGAGAATGCCTGCAAGAACACTTTAATAAGGATTTTTGGGAGAAGGGGATTCATTCCCGCCATGAAGATTCTCTTGAAGATAAATTGTTTACAGTGAAGGTGTCAGAATCCATTCGTCAGGAATCTGGAAAGTATATTCTCAATCTTCCCTTTAGAAATAAGTTTCGACTCCCAAACAATCGCAAGATGGCCATACACCGCCTGATAGGACTAAAGAAGAAACTGGAAAATGATGATGCCTATCGACAGTCCTATGTGTCCTCAGTTGAAAATTACATCAGCAAAGGATATGCTGAGCTTGTGCCAACCACTTTGTTGGACCGAGATGATGGCAGAGTATGGTATATGCCGCACCATGCTGTGCACCATCCCACAAAGCCCAAGCTTAGAGTCGTCTATGATCTTAAGGCTAAATTCCAAGGAATCTCGCTGAATGATCATCTCCTACAAGGCCCAGACCTAACAAATGCATTGATTGGTGTGATCCTAAGGTTTCGCCAAGGTCAATATGCTGTCACGGCAGACATAGAAGAAATGTTTCATCAGGTGAAAGTTCCCCCAGAAGATCGAGATGTACTCCGCTTCCTGTGGTGGCCAGGAGGAGATACCAGTCGAGCACCTGTAGAGTATCGTATGTCTGTCCATGTTTTTGGAGCCAAGTCATCACCCAGCTGTGTTAACTTTGCCCTCAGAAGAACAGCAGAAGAGCATGGTAGTCAGTATGGCAATGAAGTGATTGAGGTAATTAGAAGAAACTTTTATGTAGACAATCTCCTCATAGCATCTGATGACAAGGAATCTATGAAACAGTTGGTGAAAGACCTCATTGATCTATGTGCTGCAAGAGGTTGGCGCCTGAATCAGTGGACATCTAACAACAAAACATTCTGGCGACAATTCCTGAAACCGAGCAAGACATTTCAGTTGCATCTCTGGACTTGA